CAGCACAGCCGCAATACGCTCAAGCGCTTGCGGACGCATACATACGCTGCGACCTTGAACGTGTAGTGGGCCATCCCTTGGGATTATTGAACGAGCTGCAGTATCAGGAGTTTTTCAACAGTCAGCTAGAGTTGCTGCAGGACCTTTCCGATGCGCTCCAGGGCGTCGGTCAATGTGGTTTCGTCGACGGCATAGGACAGGCGCAGGCAGGCGTCGTCGCCAAACGCGCTGCCGGGCACCACGGCAATGCCGGTCTGTTCCAGGATGTGTGAAGCCAGCGCCGCCGAATCCGGGATAGCGGACCCTTCCAGGCAGTCGCCAAGGTGGGGGAAGAGGTAAAAGGCCCCGGCCGGGCGGGGGCACGTGGTTCCCGGCCAGGCGGCAATATATTCCAGGGCCAGATCGCGCCGTTTGGCAAAGGAGTCGCGCATGGTCCGCACCTGGTCCCAGGTGCCAGTCAGGGCGGCTTCTGCGGCTCGTTGGGCGATGGAGCAGATATTGGATGTGGATTGGCCTTGCAGTTTGGTCATGGCCTTGATCAAATCGGCGTGAGCCAACCCGAAACCGATCCGCCACCCGGTCATGGCAAAACTTTTGGACAACCCGTTGACCACAGCGATTTTATCCGGGGCCTGCTGCCACCAGCGGCTTGCAGTAGCCGGTCCGGCTGGTGGATAGATGAGCTGGTCGTAGATTTCGTCGCAAATGACGAAGATATCGTGACTGAGCGCCCATTCGATCAGCGCGTCGAGCTGCTGTTGGCTGTAGTGGCTGCCGGTAGGGTTCGACGGGGTGTTGAGGATGAGGAAACGGCTTTGCGGGGTGCGGCAGGCCTCCAATTGGTCTGCGGTGACCAGGAAATCGTCCGCGGCTGTACTGGGGACCTCCTGGACGATGCCGCCGGCAAGAGCGACCAGCGGGGGATAACTCACCCAGTAGGGGACCGGGAGCAGGACTTCGTCACCCGGTTCGACCAAGGCCTGGAGGAGATTGTAGAGGACCTGCTTGCCGCCGTTGCTGACGATGGTGTTGTCCGCCTGGGCCTGCACCTGGTATTGGGTCTGGTAGTATCCAGCCACTGCCTGGCGCAGCGAGGGCATGCCTGGCACCGCGGTATAGCCTGTAAATCCCTCGTCCACAGCGGCCTTGGCAGCCTGGCAAACGTGCGCCGGCGTGGGAAAGTCCGGTTCGCCCACGGCGAGGCTGACAACGGAACGGCCCTCCGCTTTCATCTCCTGGATTTGGGCGTTGAGGCCGAGGGTGGGGGAAGGTTTGATCTGAGACAGGCGTGTGGCGATGCGCATGAATCGGTGTCCTCCTGCAGCGTGGTCGTCGTGGTGCGTCTGAAGTGAAGCGCCGTGGTCAAGGGCGGTATTCCCTTGTGTGGCGCATTGTGAGCCCGGTCGGAACCACTTAGCCCCGGTTTACCCTTTTCGTCAATCGGGACGCGGGATGTGGCGGGGCGAGAACGCGGTGGCGTTTGGGGGGCTGAGCCTGGTCCATACGCGAGAAGAGCACCACAGCTCTCGACCAGAATCTGTTGCAGGGGTCACGGTTCTGGGATCTTTCCCCCGGCCTGAAAAAACGCGCTCGCTGGCAGTTTTGAGGCCGGAAACACCCCCGCAGAACCGCGGCTGTAGTGCAATCTTCGGTGTCCCGTTTGGGAAAAAGCAGATGGGGACAGCCGGATAGGATACTGCAAGCACGATACGCAATCGCGTCACAAAAGGAGACAACCATGAAGATTCTCCGTGCCCTGCGCATGGAACGGTGTATCGGATGTTATTCCTGCTCGTTGGCCTGTGCCCGCCTGGTCCACGGCAGCCTGTCCTGGAAGCGTTCCGGCATCAGGATCCACTCCGCCGGGGGCTTGAGCACCGGATTTGAAGCGCAGGTCTGCCTGGCCTGTGATCCCGCCCCGTGTGCCGAGGCCTGTCCCACCGGGGCCATGCGCCAGCGCAAGGGCGGCGGGGTGGTCTACACAAAATCGCTGTGCATCCAGTGCGGCGATTGTGCCCGGGCCTGCCCGGTGGACGCCATCTATATGGACCCGGAGACCAATGCCCCGGTGGTCTGCATCCATTGCGGCCGGTGTGTTGAGTTCTGCCCCCATGATTGCTTGGAGATGGTCACGGTGCCGAGTGCGTCCAAGGAGGATCCCCATGCGTACTAGTGCGAAAATTTTGCACGTCGATCTCTCAAGCGGCGAGAGTGATATCCAGGAAATCTCGGGCCGGGAAATGTGGCTCGGCGGCTGCGGTCTTGCGGCCTGCTTGTTTGAACGCTTCGGCGATCCGGCACAGCCCCCGTCTGCCCCCGCCCAGCCGCTGATCTTCGCCATCGGGCCGCTGACCGGGTATTTCCCGCTGCAAAGCAAGGTGGTCGCGGGGTTCGTGTCCCCGTACACCGGTCAGTACGCCGAGAGCCACGCCGGCGGGCGGCTGGGGCTTGCGCTGCGTTTCAGCGGATTTGAGGCCCTGGTCGTGACCGGGCGGGCCTCGACCCCCTCCTGCCTCATCGTCGGCAGCCGGCAGCTTCAGATCAAGGATGTCCATTATCTCTGGGGCCATGACGTCTTTAGCACCGGCAAGCTCCTGCGCCAGATCCACAGCCAGCATTCCGGCCATCGCAGCATCTTGCGCATCGGCCCGGCCGGGGAACAGGGAGTAGCCTACGCGGCGATCAACGTGGATACCTACCGCCATTTCGGACGTCTTGGCGCCGGAGCGGTCATGGGGGGCAAACACCTCAAGGGGATCATTGTGGCCGGGGATGCGAGTCTCGATCTCCCCAAGGAACGCCGCAAATCCTACAACGAGACCTATACCCAGGTGCACCATGCGATCACTGGCCAGGATGTGATGCGCAAATACCACGATTTGGGCACCCCGGAGAATCTCGAGCCGCTCAACGCCCTGCAAGCCCTGCCCTGGCGCAATCTCCAGGCGACCAACGATCCGGCGGTCTCCAGTATCTCCGGGGAAACCTTCGCCCGGGATCTCCTTTTGCGCCAGACGGCCTGTGCCGGGTGCCCGGTGGGGTGTATCCATGTCGGCCTGCTCCGGGAACGGTTCGGTTCAGACCATGAATTTTTCTACCGCCAGGTCAGCTACGATTACGAACCGATTTTCGCCCTGGGCTCCATGCTCGGCATGGAGCGGGCTTCGGAGATCTTAACCTTACTGGAGGATGCCGAACGGTACGGCCTGGACGTGATCTCCTGCGGTGTGGCTCTGGCTTGGGCCACGGAAGCCCTGGAAAAAGGGGTGGTGACCGAAAAGGAGACCCTGGCGCCTCTGGCCTTCAACACCCTGGAGCCGTACCGGACCGCTTTGGGCCATCTTGCCTTGCGTAGCAACGAGTTCTACCACGCCCTCGGCCGGGGAGCGGCCCGGGCGGCCGCAGAGTACGGGGGAACGGATTTTGCCTGTGTTCTGGGCCAGGAAATGGCCGGGTACGCCACCGGGGAAAACTATTTTGTGAGCCAGGCCTATGGGTTCCGCCATTCACACCTCGACAGCGGCGGCTACGCCTATGACCAGAACGAGGGCGAGCGGGACGTGGACACGGCCGTCACGGCCCTGGTGGATGACGAACGCCAGCGGATCATGGTCAGTTGCATGGTTGGCTGCCTCTTCGCCCGCAAGGTCTACACGGCCGAACAGCTCCAGACCTGTCTTGATGTGCTCGGTTACTCTGCGTTGGCCGCAGGGCTTGAAGATCGGGCGGCCGCGGTGCAGGCCAAGCGGTGGGCCCTGAAGTGCGCAACCGGATTTGATCCCGACACGGTGGTCATCCCCCGGCGTTTCCAGGAAATCACCACCTGGAAAGGAGCGATGGACCCAGCGTACATGAACGAACTGGGCCGGGCCTATGCCCGGACTATTCAGCGTATGGCCGCCAACGCGCCCCGCTGGAACGAGGAATAGCCGCCATCGAGGCCCGCTCAAGGTCGTCCAAGGGCCGCACAGCTGCAAAAAGGATTTTTCAGCAAGCAGCTCGGAGGCAAGGACGTGCCCGTTGCCCTGTCTGGGAGGTCTCCAGCACGTGTGTTGCGGCGGCAAAGGAGGGCCGAAGAGGGGGGCGTTGTGCAGACAAGTCGGCAATGCCTTGCCCGGTAGGCGTATCTGTGGAATACAGGAAATACGCCATGTCATGGCGGGGATTGACAAACTTGCAGCAAACGTGTGGGACGCATGCGCGGTGGATCGGGGTTGAGTCATTTCGGGGCGCTGGTGGCCTGTCTTCTGGTGCTGCTCGGGATGGTGCCCTCTGTTCCGGCTGCGGACAACGGCTTCGCCGCCCGGGAGCAATGGGCAGTCGGCACGGCGCAATTCGTTGTCGCCCCGGACCCGCATTGGCCGCCGATTGAATTTTTCGACGCCCAGGGCCGTTACCAGGGCTTGGCCGCCGATTATCTCCGCCTGGCCGCCAAAGAACTCGGCCTGTCGTTGCGGGTCCGGCGGCTGGACAATTGGGCTCAGGCCGTCGACGCCGTGCGCAGCGGCGAGGCCGATGTGCTGGGGGCGGCCCGCAAGACCGCAGAACGGGAACGCTTCGCCCGCTTTACCCAGCCGTTTTATGAGGTGCCCACTGTGCTGGTGGTTCGCCAGGGGGACCGGACAATCACCTCTCTTGGCGATCTTGAGGCCGTTGGAGCCGTGCGCGGGTATGCGGTGGCCGAGTATCTGCGCCGCACTGCCCCGGAATTGACCCTCCATCTGGTACCCGATACCGCCACCGGTCTGCGCCAACTGTCCCTCGGCCACCTTCCGGCCCTGGTCACCGAACTCCCGGCCGCGACCTTCCTGCAGAGCAAACTGGGGCTGAGCAATCTCCGGTTTGTCGAGACCCTGGACTACAGTTACCCCCTCTCCTTTGCCGTCCGGCGTGACGCGCCCGGACTTTACACCCGTCTCGAAGCGGCTCTGGCCGGTATTGCAAACGAGCAACGCCGCGCCCTGGAGCGGAAGTGGATCGGGCTGGACCACAGCGAACTGCTGCGCGATTCCTGGTTTTGGAAACAGGTTTTGGGTGCGACCCTGCTCGTGGTCCTGGTCGTGTTTGTTCCCCTGTACGGACTGCAACGCGAGAAGATCCGCCGGCGGACGCGGCAGTTGCAGACCTCGGAAGACAAGTTTCGTTCCGTTTTCGAGCAATCGCACCAGCTGATGGCGCTGTTGAGCGTGGACGGGACCTTGATTGAGGCCAACGACCGGGCTCTGGAGTTCATGGGGGCTGACCGGGCGTTTTTGCGGGGCCATGAGCTGACCGCCCTGCCGTGGTGGACGGGGGTGGAGGACGACAACGAGGAAATGGCGGCGGCCATCCGTCTTGCGGCCACAGGTGAGGTGGTCCACGGCCGGACCCGGAATATTGCGCCGAGCGGCAGAACGGTCTGGATCGATTATTCGGTCAAGCCGGTTTTCGGCGAGGAAGAGACACCGCACTATCTGGTCGTTGAAGGACGGGACGTCACCGCGTATCTCCAGGCCAAACAGGCGCTGGAGGAAAACGAGCGCATGCTCTCGACGCTGCTCGCCAACCTGCCGGGGATGGTCTACCGATGTTCCGACGACCCGCGCTGGAAGATGGAATATGTCAGCCGCGGGTGTATGGATTTGACGGGCTACGACGAGGCCACGCTCACGACCCGCATGGACCCGGAATACGGTGACCTTATCCTGGACGAAGACAAGCCTTTTGTCCTGGAATCTGTGGAGCAGGCCTTGACCTCAAAGGAGTCGTTTCAAGTCACGTATCGCATCCAGGACGCCGATGGCGTGGTGAAATGGGTCTGGGAACAGGGACGCGGGGTCTGGTCCGAGGGGGGCGATCTGGAAAGTATTGAAGGGTTTGTGACCGATGTGACTGCCCAACGCCAATTGGAGGAGCAGTTGCGCCGCTCGCAGCGCCTGGAGTCCGTGGGACGGCTGGCGGGCTGGGCCGCCCACGATTTCAACAATATGCTGACCCCCATTTTGGGGTATGCCGAGATCCTGTTGGCCGGGGCCCCTGAAGGGGGCAAAGAGGCCGCCAAGCTGGAACAGATCCATGCTGCGGCCGAGCGGGCTCGGCAATTGGCCCGGCAACTCCTCGCTTTCAGCCGCAATCAGGTCCTGGCCAAAGCCCACCTGGATCTCCGGGAAATGGTCCAGGGGTTTTGGGATATCCTGAGCCAGGGCGTGCGGGAGGACATCTTTCTCGAACTCACGCTCAGTGAAGAGCCGTGCCGGGTCATGGGTGACGCCCACCAACTCGAGCAGGTGCTCATGAATCTCGTGCTCAATTCCCAGGACGCCATGCTTGA
The sequence above is drawn from the Desulfohalobium retbaense DSM 5692 genome and encodes:
- a CDS encoding pyridoxal phosphate-dependent aminotransferase — protein: MRIATRLSQIKPSPTLGLNAQIQEMKAEGRSVVSLAVGEPDFPTPAHVCQAAKAAVDEGFTGYTAVPGMPSLRQAVAGYYQTQYQVQAQADNTIVSNGGKQVLYNLLQALVEPGDEVLLPVPYWVSYPPLVALAGGIVQEVPSTAADDFLVTADQLEACRTPQSRFLILNTPSNPTGSHYSQQQLDALIEWALSHDIFVICDEIYDQLIYPPAGPATASRWWQQAPDKIAVVNGLSKSFAMTGWRIGFGLAHADLIKAMTKLQGQSTSNICSIAQRAAEAALTGTWDQVRTMRDSFAKRRDLALEYIAAWPGTTCPRPAGAFYLFPHLGDCLEGSAIPDSAALASHILEQTGIAVVPGSAFGDDACLRLSYAVDETTLTDALERIGKVLQQL
- a CDS encoding 4Fe-4S dicluster domain-containing protein; translation: MKILRALRMERCIGCYSCSLACARLVHGSLSWKRSGIRIHSAGGLSTGFEAQVCLACDPAPCAEACPTGAMRQRKGGGVVYTKSLCIQCGDCARACPVDAIYMDPETNAPVVCIHCGRCVEFCPHDCLEMVTVPSASKEDPHAY
- a CDS encoding aldehyde ferredoxin oxidoreductase N-terminal domain-containing protein, with product MRTSAKILHVDLSSGESDIQEISGREMWLGGCGLAACLFERFGDPAQPPSAPAQPLIFAIGPLTGYFPLQSKVVAGFVSPYTGQYAESHAGGRLGLALRFSGFEALVVTGRASTPSCLIVGSRQLQIKDVHYLWGHDVFSTGKLLRQIHSQHSGHRSILRIGPAGEQGVAYAAINVDTYRHFGRLGAGAVMGGKHLKGIIVAGDASLDLPKERRKSYNETYTQVHHAITGQDVMRKYHDLGTPENLEPLNALQALPWRNLQATNDPAVSSISGETFARDLLLRQTACAGCPVGCIHVGLLRERFGSDHEFFYRQVSYDYEPIFALGSMLGMERASEILTLLEDAERYGLDVISCGVALAWATEALEKGVVTEKETLAPLAFNTLEPYRTALGHLALRSNEFYHALGRGAARAAAEYGGTDFACVLGQEMAGYATGENYFVSQAYGFRHSHLDSGGYAYDQNEGERDVDTAVTALVDDERQRIMVSCMVGCLFARKVYTAEQLQTCLDVLGYSALAAGLEDRAAAVQAKRWALKCATGFDPDTVVIPRRFQEITTWKGAMDPAYMNELGRAYARTIQRMAANAPRWNEE
- a CDS encoding PAS domain S-box protein, with protein sequence MRGGSGLSHFGALVACLLVLLGMVPSVPAADNGFAAREQWAVGTAQFVVAPDPHWPPIEFFDAQGRYQGLAADYLRLAAKELGLSLRVRRLDNWAQAVDAVRSGEADVLGAARKTAERERFARFTQPFYEVPTVLVVRQGDRTITSLGDLEAVGAVRGYAVAEYLRRTAPELTLHLVPDTATGLRQLSLGHLPALVTELPAATFLQSKLGLSNLRFVETLDYSYPLSFAVRRDAPGLYTRLEAALAGIANEQRRALERKWIGLDHSELLRDSWFWKQVLGATLLVVLVVFVPLYGLQREKIRRRTRQLQTSEDKFRSVFEQSHQLMALLSVDGTLIEANDRALEFMGADRAFLRGHELTALPWWTGVEDDNEEMAAAIRLAATGEVVHGRTRNIAPSGRTVWIDYSVKPVFGEEETPHYLVVEGRDVTAYLQAKQALEENERMLSTLLANLPGMVYRCSDDPRWKMEYVSRGCMDLTGYDEATLTTRMDPEYGDLILDEDKPFVLESVEQALTSKESFQVTYRIQDADGVVKWVWEQGRGVWSEGGDLESIEGFVTDVTAQRQLEEQLRRSQRLESVGRLAGWAAHDFNNMLTPILGYAEILLAGAPEGGKEAAKLEQIHAAAERARQLARQLLAFSRNQVLAKAHLDLREMVQGFWDILSQGVREDIFLELTLSEEPCRVMGDAHQLEQVLMNLVLNSQDAMLEGGSIQVAVAPIELDAGYQKLHPEIAPGRYIQLSVADTGVGMDRETQRQAFDPFFTTKGEEGTGLGLSSVHGILKQHGGHAEIYSEPGAGTVVKLFLPRVDEDSSRSEGPQTLQEQTFVSGSETVLVVEDNEMVRELTCEVLFSLGYSVVSAAEPREGMRVASQTEEEIALLVTDVVMPYMDGRKLYQELQADRPGLRALFISGYTDNHIANTGGMEAGTAFLQKPFTSQELARSVRQVLDA